GGAGTTTTATGATCAGAACGTGAGGTACTCCTTTGATATGGCCTTTGGTGGTGGTGGATTCGCTATCAGTGCTTCGCTTGGGAAGGTTCTTGCTAAGGTTTTGGATTCTTGTTTGATGAGGTACTCTCACATGTATGGTAGTGACTCCAGGATCTTCTCTTGCGTTGCTGAGCTTGGTGTTGCATTGACTCATGAGCCTGGGTTTCATCAGGTAAAACGAGAGTTCTCCTTAAAGTTTTCAATTTTTATTACTAAATTAGCTCCAACTTTAATGCTGATTGCTGAACAAGAGAGGTTTCTAAATTTGGCAACTTTAGCTCAATTAACAATGCACTAGTTTACTTCTTTTTTTATTTGGTTGATTTTGGGTAAGTGTAGTTGGTATGTTTATTCTTTAATCCGGAATTTATTATAGATTTTGTTGTAAAACAATGATTGAGATTGTCGAAAATCTTTGAATTTGATTTATTGGAATTGACAAGATGATAGTTTATACAGTAACATTGATGCTGATTGCTTAACCGGGAGAGGTTTCTAAATTTGGAAACCACAATGAACAGTGCATTAGCTTACTTTCCTTATTTGGTTGATTTTGGATAAGTGTAGTTAAGTCTGCCTCTTTTTTAGTATTCTGCTGCTAAGAGTTAATTTGAATCTTACTATATATGTGCTCTTTCTCATAGATTGATGTAAGAGGGAACCTATTTGGACTGTTGTGTGCGCACCCTTTATCTCCGTTGGTATCACTTCATCACTTAGACGCAGTTGATCCATTCTTTCCAAAAACAAACCGGACAGAATCAGTGGCTCGTCTCATCAAGGCTGCGAGTTTTGATTCAGCAAGGATTTTGCAGCAGAGTGTGTGCTATGATTCTTCAAACACAGTGACTGTTTCGGTTGTGTGGGGTTACGCGGTCCAAGTTTACGAAGGCAATAAACTCCTCCCGGATCTTCTCACCGTGCAAAAGACCTTTTCTACATGGAGGAGAGGATCAGGGGTCCGGAGCAATTATATGTTCAGTACAAGAGAATATCCCAGGGACCCATGTGCGAGACCGCTTGTCTTTTTCTTGGATAGTTTAGGATCGGATGGAACTGGAGGGACATGGAGTAGCTATGGCCTCCATAGTGTTGGAAACTGCCATAGAGTAGAAGCTGTTAAGGGACTACAACACATCAGAGTTCTGTCTCGTAAGCTGGAACTTAATGGTGAACAGGTATAGTTTGCAAATACTCCTAGCTTCTCAGTAAAGTACCTTTGATTTGTGGCCTGGATTCACATTTTTTAATTTTCTTTGAAATAAAAATGGCAGATTAATCCGCCTCGCCGCCAGTGTTGTGACATCTCATCGCCTTATAACAAATCAATGATCATTAATATAAGACAATGCATGCCGGAGGAGTTGATTGCCATGAACACTTAGTGTTTTTTTCTTGGGCATTAGCTTCAAGAATCAGCTAACCAAAGCCTGAGCCTATGATTCTTCTGCTATAAGACCAATGGCATAATTCTAGGTAAGTTTCTTGTTGCTTCATAGTTATTGTGTACAACCATAATGCTCAATAGAACCTAATACCTTTGTCTCGTAGCCTGTAGGTGGGTCACTTTTATCTTCCTGTTCAAATCTGGTCCATACATAAACTCGTAC
This sequence is a window from Brassica oleracea var. oleracea cultivar TO1000 chromosome C1, BOL, whole genome shotgun sequence. Protein-coding genes within it:
- the LOC106324155 gene encoding uncharacterized protein LOC106324155 — translated: MNQTRRKRRPDPSPPPLISPRVRNIFLLLTFLFIIYILFSYGTFRRDRFSSLARSLSVFPTQRRHLLFSIAASHGSWLARSSYVRLWYSPKSTRAVVFLDRGGFDPDPALPPVTVSEDVSRFPYNFPGGLRSAIRVARVVKEAVDRGDNKDVRWFVFGDDDTVFFVDNLVTVLCKYDHRKWWYVGSNSEFYDQNVRYSFDMAFGGGGFAISASLGKVLAKVLDSCLMRYSHMYGSDSRIFSCVAELGVALTHEPGFHQIDVRGNLFGLLCAHPLSPLVSLHHLDAVDPFFPKTNRTESVARLIKAASFDSARILQQSVCYDSSNTVTVSVVWGYAVQVYEGNKLLPDLLTVQKTFSTWRRGSGVRSNYMFSTREYPRDPCARPLVFFLDSLGSDGTGGTWSSYGLHSVGNCHRVEAVKGLQHIRVLSRKLELNGEQINPPRRQCCDISSPYNKSMIINIRQCMPEELIAMNT